The Verrucomicrobium spinosum DSM 4136 = JCM 18804 genome includes a region encoding these proteins:
- a CDS encoding transcription elongation factor, producing the protein MNKEAVIQEIIAALTAQVEAYHRAARDAYAAATDPGSRAENKYDTRSLEASYLARGQAMRVAETEEALVAYRALRCRPLEAGEPAALGALVQLTGPEGVSCYFLGPTAGGTEVQHEGREILVITPSSPLGQLLVGAKVGSQVVLPGGRSGQRSQVVAVL; encoded by the coding sequence GTGAACAAAGAAGCCGTCATTCAAGAAATCATTGCCGCGCTCACCGCGCAGGTGGAGGCCTACCATCGTGCCGCACGGGATGCCTATGCTGCGGCGACGGATCCAGGCAGCCGGGCCGAGAACAAGTACGACACCCGCAGTCTGGAAGCCTCCTACCTTGCGCGGGGCCAGGCCATGCGGGTGGCCGAGACCGAGGAGGCGCTGGTGGCCTATCGGGCCCTGAGGTGTCGGCCATTGGAAGCGGGCGAACCTGCCGCCCTCGGGGCGCTTGTCCAACTCACGGGTCCAGAGGGCGTCTCTTGCTATTTCCTAGGGCCCACGGCGGGCGGAACAGAAGTGCAGCATGAAGGCAGGGAGATCCTCGTGATCACTCCATCTTCCCCGCTGGGCCAGCTTCTTGTAGGGGCAAAGGTGGGCTCGCAGGTCGTTCTTCCTGGCGGAAGGTCCGGCCAGAGGAGTCAGGTGGTGGCGGTGCTTTAG
- a CDS encoding polysaccharide biosynthesis tyrosine autokinase: MESYDTLQNPASSLNRFHETSAKFQRYKILLRRRWWFLLLTAAIAVCVQTLRITGKPLEFRTIGRIHAGTMVNANASQNSSTLVNFNLAEFYGTQIEILNGPELRKRALQMVRTRHPELPEIDVDIRVVQTKGSSILNVIATGRERKYVKEFATALLQEYIAFRKEMIEDSSSRVMNSIVEQVLLNEKKVKEAQGDLETFLKDNDVVIFEGDRNQSALYLAQLKQSLNVYETELKLMEKMGLDDYLKNKDRQGAGPTGAPAAGTSSSGSGEGAMAKLDIPTGTELFTGLSRSEQEYLKALADYNLFMKERDQLLKTFRPEHPVVKELDTKLQTQSSLISIHKDASVEEWQRRIDGIKTKIDNLNDQVKIWENRAREANAKIVTHQSHKNRVEQTKADKEKWDQALTRVNSNNFLTTDLVAIMEPPADAQPVKLELVVPLLVALAIGLAAGSIILLLFDRLDDRMNSFSEFQALFPNEPIVGQVPEQRSRGDVTLIRPADDRHLYAEAFRNLRSSILFKNWKDGKPPKLILVTSAVPNEGKTTTVSNLAITMALGGSRVLLVDGDLRRGGVNELFKLPVAPGFSNVLTAGIHWRDAVLESGTKGLHVLPRGEVFDQTSELFLSRLTEEVLKEMGDEYDYVIFDSAPVLVADDTASFAPKLDTVLFVVRLSSTMARLSAKAMDLLYDRQVNVGGVILNRSASNLKEYTYYNYASYYSVGGTKGQAKGNA; encoded by the coding sequence ATGGAATCCTACGACACCCTCCAGAACCCCGCCAGCTCGCTCAACCGGTTTCACGAGACCTCGGCGAAGTTCCAGCGGTATAAGATCCTGCTCCGCCGCCGCTGGTGGTTCTTGCTCCTCACGGCTGCCATCGCAGTTTGTGTGCAAACGCTGCGAATCACGGGTAAACCTCTCGAGTTCCGCACGATCGGTCGCATTCACGCCGGCACCATGGTCAATGCGAATGCCTCGCAGAACTCCAGCACGCTGGTGAACTTCAACCTGGCAGAATTCTATGGCACCCAGATCGAAATCCTGAACGGTCCCGAGCTCCGCAAGCGTGCGTTGCAGATGGTACGCACCAGGCATCCTGAATTGCCGGAGATTGATGTCGATATCCGGGTGGTCCAGACCAAGGGGTCCTCCATTTTGAATGTGATCGCCACAGGCAGAGAGCGGAAGTACGTGAAGGAATTCGCGACGGCCTTGCTTCAGGAGTACATCGCATTCCGCAAGGAGATGATCGAAGACTCCAGCAGCAGGGTGATGAACAGCATCGTCGAGCAAGTGCTGCTGAATGAGAAGAAGGTGAAGGAGGCTCAGGGGGACCTTGAGACCTTCCTTAAGGACAATGACGTGGTGATCTTTGAAGGAGACCGCAATCAGTCCGCCCTCTACCTGGCTCAACTGAAGCAGAGTCTCAACGTGTATGAGACTGAGCTCAAGCTGATGGAGAAGATGGGCCTGGATGATTACCTGAAAAACAAAGATCGCCAGGGCGCCGGCCCAACAGGTGCTCCTGCTGCCGGGACCTCCTCTTCTGGCTCAGGGGAGGGCGCGATGGCCAAGCTGGACATCCCCACGGGCACCGAGCTCTTCACGGGCCTCTCCCGTTCTGAACAGGAATATCTCAAGGCTCTTGCGGACTATAACCTTTTCATGAAGGAGCGTGATCAGCTCTTGAAGACCTTCCGTCCGGAGCATCCGGTCGTCAAAGAGCTCGATACCAAGCTGCAGACACAGAGTTCGTTGATTTCCATTCACAAGGATGCCAGTGTGGAAGAGTGGCAGCGTCGCATCGACGGCATCAAGACCAAGATCGACAACCTGAATGATCAGGTCAAGATTTGGGAAAACCGGGCCCGCGAGGCCAACGCGAAGATTGTCACTCACCAGTCGCACAAAAACCGGGTGGAGCAGACCAAGGCGGACAAAGAAAAGTGGGACCAGGCTCTGACGCGTGTGAACTCCAACAATTTCCTGACCACGGATCTTGTGGCCATCATGGAGCCTCCTGCTGATGCTCAGCCCGTGAAACTTGAACTGGTGGTGCCGCTGTTGGTGGCTCTCGCTATTGGTCTCGCCGCGGGATCCATCATCCTCCTGCTCTTCGACCGTCTGGATGACCGCATGAACTCCTTTAGCGAGTTCCAGGCGCTCTTCCCGAACGAACCGATCGTGGGACAGGTGCCAGAACAGCGCAGCCGTGGAGACGTGACCCTCATTCGTCCTGCTGATGACCGCCATCTGTATGCGGAAGCTTTCCGTAACCTCCGCTCGTCGATCCTCTTCAAGAACTGGAAAGATGGCAAACCTCCCAAGCTGATTCTCGTGACCAGCGCCGTGCCCAACGAGGGCAAGACGACCACGGTATCTAACCTGGCCATCACCATGGCTTTGGGCGGCTCACGTGTGCTGCTGGTGGACGGTGACCTTCGTCGTGGCGGGGTGAATGAGCTCTTCAAGCTTCCGGTGGCTCCCGGCTTCAGCAACGTTCTCACGGCTGGCATCCACTGGCGTGATGCGGTGCTGGAAAGCGGCACAAAGGGCCTGCACGTCCTGCCACGTGGTGAAGTGTTTGACCAGACCTCTGAGTTGTTCCTCTCCCGCCTGACGGAAGAGGTGCTCAAGGAAATGGGCGATGAGTACGACTATGTGATCTTCGACAGCGCTCCGGTGCTCGTTGCAGATGACACGGCCAGCTTTGCTCCGAAGCTCGACACCGTTCTTTTCGTAGTCCGTCTCTCCTCGACCATGGCTCGTCTCAGCGCGAAGGCGATGGACCTGCTTTATGACCGTCAGGTCAATGTGGGGGGCGTCATCCTGAACCGCTCTGCCTCCAATCTCAAGGAATACACTTACTACAACTATGCCAGCTACTACTCGGTAGGAGGCACGAAGGGGCAAGCCAAGGGCAACGCCTAA
- a CDS encoding outer membrane beta-barrel protein, whose translation MTFKAKTPFSRDLAALAMVISAVAGGAAYGQSGVAPSQTGLFFDDLRNRAFSFRNGAVDESAPTASSGVYDYSRGEYTGEAVIEEERALGERAGTEDISRALGTPSARSGYLGYSRRNVGDYSGAAGPYPSSSTYFAPAYITDPFLAGKRNIKLGPVNIGLGFGANVEYNDNVTRASKDEISDMIAGAYLNVDANYPITESNRLSLALGIGIDHYFDHPELSANGNEFNLNVLPGSSLAFDIQVGDILFVLYDRVSVRPATNDQFTLDDNDIFGVFQNDVGLAMNWAINSKLNLSINFNHSDSLALEDEDERYDRTIDSISGSLAWSPTGTFTVGLEGSFSWINYKDSFQNDGTTATAGVFFVMPITRSTMLKAAGGVQVFEFDDPPSFTRSVSDADITSTQAQIAALDANAAATLPSITDPAEAKVQSAAYTQQRQQLSDLLAAQQIQKQADDDFESGHTFDGNDLSDYYYNVTLFNQLNSRIAHQLSFGHESSLNTTSNFITADYITYGMGIIAWRGSRISLATFYEKAEDSGGRLAESTEQWGIDAFLSHRLTNTVTLGFGYHYGNTDSNLEGRDYAQHAFTLDLNYAVNRKLNLGLGYRFWTTDAEDPAQSFDQNRVIMTVNYNF comes from the coding sequence ATGACGTTCAAAGCGAAGACCCCATTCTCGAGAGATCTTGCTGCGCTCGCGATGGTCATTTCCGCCGTTGCCGGAGGTGCTGCCTATGGCCAGAGCGGCGTGGCACCATCGCAGACGGGTCTTTTCTTCGACGATCTGCGCAACCGGGCGTTCAGTTTTCGCAATGGCGCGGTGGATGAAAGTGCTCCGACTGCCAGTTCGGGCGTTTACGACTACAGCCGCGGCGAGTACACGGGTGAGGCGGTGATCGAGGAGGAGCGGGCTCTTGGAGAGCGTGCGGGTACGGAAGACATTTCTCGCGCCTTGGGCACTCCCAGTGCGCGCTCTGGATACTTGGGGTATTCCCGTCGTAACGTGGGGGACTACAGCGGGGCCGCCGGTCCATATCCTTCTTCCAGCACTTATTTTGCTCCTGCTTACATCACTGACCCTTTTTTGGCAGGCAAGCGGAACATCAAGCTCGGTCCGGTGAACATCGGCCTCGGTTTCGGGGCCAACGTTGAGTACAACGACAACGTTACCCGGGCGTCCAAGGATGAAATCAGCGACATGATCGCGGGGGCGTACCTGAATGTGGACGCCAATTATCCCATTACGGAGTCCAACCGTCTCTCGCTTGCCTTGGGCATCGGGATTGACCACTACTTTGACCATCCTGAACTCTCGGCCAATGGCAATGAGTTCAACTTGAACGTGCTGCCCGGATCTTCCCTGGCTTTCGACATCCAGGTGGGGGATATTCTTTTCGTGCTCTATGACCGCGTTTCCGTGCGGCCTGCCACAAACGACCAGTTCACACTGGATGACAACGACATCTTTGGGGTGTTCCAGAACGACGTGGGTCTGGCCATGAACTGGGCCATCAACTCAAAGCTGAACCTGTCCATCAACTTCAACCATTCTGACTCTCTCGCTCTTGAAGATGAGGATGAGCGGTATGATCGCACGATTGATTCCATCTCGGGGTCACTTGCCTGGTCGCCTACGGGCACGTTCACGGTCGGTCTTGAAGGCAGCTTTTCCTGGATCAACTACAAAGACAGTTTCCAGAACGATGGCACCACTGCCACCGCCGGGGTGTTCTTCGTCATGCCAATCACCCGCAGCACCATGCTGAAGGCCGCTGGGGGGGTGCAGGTGTTTGAATTTGATGATCCGCCGAGCTTCACCCGCTCCGTCAGTGATGCAGACATCACTTCGACCCAGGCGCAAATCGCCGCTTTGGACGCCAATGCCGCAGCCACTTTGCCCTCCATCACGGATCCTGCTGAAGCCAAGGTCCAGTCCGCAGCCTACACTCAACAACGCCAGCAGCTCTCTGACCTCCTCGCTGCCCAGCAGATCCAGAAACAGGCGGATGATGATTTCGAGAGCGGCCACACCTTCGACGGAAACGACCTGAGCGACTACTACTACAACGTCACGCTCTTCAACCAGCTCAACTCCCGCATCGCCCATCAGCTTTCGTTCGGGCATGAGTCGTCCCTCAACACCACTTCCAACTTCATCACCGCGGACTACATCACCTACGGGATGGGTATCATCGCTTGGCGCGGCAGCCGTATCAGCCTTGCGACCTTCTACGAGAAGGCTGAGGATTCCGGTGGTCGTCTCGCGGAGAGCACCGAACAGTGGGGCATTGATGCCTTCCTCAGCCATCGCTTGACCAACACTGTCACCCTCGGCTTCGGATACCACTACGGCAACACCGATTCCAATCTTGAAGGTCGTGATTATGCGCAGCACGCGTTCACTCTGGACCTGAATTACGCAGTGAACCGCAAGCTTAATCTGGGCTTGGGATACCGCTTCTGGACCACTGATGCTGAGGACCCTGCGCAAAGCTTCGACCAGAATCGGGTGATTATGACGGTGAACTACAACTTCTAA
- a CDS encoding VOC family protein, with amino-acid sequence MKDNVLNWFELAVDDLPRAKAFYEAILNEKLEEVAGSSLPMAIFPYDPMKGVGGSLTKMKEMKPGEGGTIIYLNVEGDLDGVLSRIPAAGGTVLKGRTDIPPHGFIGIFQDSEGNVVGLHSMA; translated from the coding sequence ATGAAAGACAATGTCCTGAACTGGTTCGAACTGGCTGTTGACGACCTTCCGCGCGCCAAGGCATTTTACGAAGCGATCCTCAATGAGAAGCTTGAGGAAGTTGCCGGCTCTTCGCTGCCCATGGCCATTTTTCCCTATGACCCGATGAAGGGCGTGGGTGGTTCCCTCACGAAGATGAAGGAGATGAAGCCCGGCGAGGGCGGCACCATCATTTATCTGAATGTGGAGGGCGACCTTGATGGGGTGCTTTCCCGCATTCCGGCTGCTGGTGGGACGGTGCTCAAGGGGCGTACGGACATCCCGCCGCACGGTTTCATCGGCATCTTCCAGGATTCTGAAGGAAACGTCGTCGGCCTGCACAGCATGGCCTGA
- a CDS encoding elongation factor P, which translates to MASTPVINLRKGHAVRYNNDVCLVTGTELKTPPRMASYVQMSIRSITSGKVHNLRMTSNESLDSVVLNKDAHEYSYKDGDGYHFLHPESFEDVTLSEDLVKDVKEYLMEGQKYLIIFTDDVVAGIELPPSLVMNVAEAPEGVKGDSANNVYKAAVMETGLTVQVPLFINSGDKISVKTEDGSYLGRAN; encoded by the coding sequence ATGGCTTCGACACCCGTCATCAACCTCCGCAAAGGACACGCTGTTCGTTACAACAACGACGTGTGCCTCGTCACCGGCACCGAACTCAAGACGCCGCCCCGCATGGCGTCATACGTGCAGATGTCGATCCGCAGCATCACTTCCGGCAAAGTTCACAACCTGCGCATGACCTCCAACGAGTCCCTGGACTCTGTGGTGCTCAACAAGGATGCGCACGAGTACAGCTACAAGGACGGCGACGGCTACCACTTCCTGCACCCCGAGTCCTTCGAAGATGTCACCCTGAGCGAAGATCTGGTGAAGGACGTGAAGGAGTACCTCATGGAAGGTCAAAAATACCTCATCATCTTCACAGACGACGTGGTCGCGGGCATCGAACTGCCGCCCTCGCTGGTGATGAATGTGGCCGAGGCCCCCGAAGGTGTGAAGGGCGACTCCGCCAACAACGTGTACAAGGCCGCAGTCATGGAAACCGGTCTCACCGTGCAGGTGCCCCTCTTCATCAACTCTGGCGACAAGATCAGCGTCAAGACCGAAGACGGATCCTACCTCGGCCGCGCAAACTAA
- a CDS encoding DnaJ family domain-containing protein, with protein sequence MSSPFAQLAEARIKEAIDAGEFDNLSGKGQPLDMDGYFSAPSSLRSGFGLLKSASVVPPEVTAMLEVAGLRHHLESATGERAELLRKQLQMKEVELTMALERVKRALKADVIA encoded by the coding sequence ATGTCCTCGCCCTTCGCCCAACTCGCGGAAGCTCGCATCAAGGAGGCCATCGACGCTGGAGAATTCGATAATCTCTCTGGCAAGGGCCAACCGCTCGACATGGATGGCTATTTTTCCGCCCCTTCGTCTTTGCGGTCTGGATTTGGGTTGTTAAAGAGCGCTTCGGTAGTGCCGCCCGAAGTGACCGCCATGCTGGAGGTCGCCGGGCTGCGCCATCATTTGGAATCAGCCACTGGCGAACGGGCTGAACTTCTACGTAAACAGTTGCAAATGAAAGAAGTAGAGCTGACCATGGCTCTGGAAAGGGTCAAACGCGCATTGAAGGCAGATGTGATTGCCTGA
- a CDS encoding Trx7/PDZ domain-containing (seleno)protein has product MKLHRHFFVLGALIAAAVGLRAEAVKDREGAVRKDRATWENDGRWIYNDLDRGFAEAKRTGKPLLVVLRCIPCLACAGLDARVLMDEQELQPLLDQFVCVRLINANALDLQVFQFDYDLSFSTLIFNGDGTLYGRYGSWTHQKDAADSSVSGYLRMLEGALKLHSGYPANKASLLGKQGKPLPFKSPLEIPLLAGRYERDLNWQGKVVQSCVHCHQIGDAFRAWHRDQKKPLPEEWIYPMPAAETVGFLLAPDQAARVQTVVPGTSAAEAGLQAGDDLVKFAGQPILSIADVSWVLHGAGDAVELPMEIRRNGQELALQFKLFPGWRAQANISGRVGAWPMRGMVLGGMALDTLPAEERLKLGLAPGGMALRVKGLGAHGKHAAAKNAGFQKGDIILEVDGKASFTTESLLLGYLLQNRFPGDRVQVKLSRNGSRTEIALPMQ; this is encoded by the coding sequence ATGAAATTGCATCGCCATTTTTTTGTGCTTGGCGCCCTGATTGCAGCGGCGGTGGGATTGAGGGCTGAGGCCGTCAAAGATCGTGAAGGCGCGGTGCGAAAAGACCGTGCCACCTGGGAGAACGATGGCCGCTGGATCTACAACGACCTGGATCGCGGGTTCGCGGAGGCAAAACGCACGGGCAAGCCTCTGCTGGTGGTCCTCAGGTGCATCCCCTGTCTCGCCTGTGCGGGTCTGGACGCCCGCGTTCTGATGGATGAGCAGGAATTGCAGCCTTTGCTGGACCAGTTTGTCTGTGTGCGGCTGATCAATGCAAACGCCTTGGATCTTCAGGTGTTCCAGTTCGATTACGATCTCTCTTTCTCCACGCTGATCTTCAATGGTGACGGCACGCTCTATGGTCGCTACGGATCGTGGACACATCAGAAGGATGCTGCGGACAGCTCCGTTTCCGGCTACTTGCGGATGTTGGAGGGGGCACTGAAGCTGCACTCTGGGTATCCGGCCAACAAGGCCAGTCTGCTGGGGAAACAGGGCAAGCCGCTGCCCTTCAAATCTCCGCTGGAGATTCCTTTGCTCGCCGGCCGGTATGAGCGCGATCTCAACTGGCAGGGGAAAGTGGTGCAGAGTTGTGTGCATTGCCATCAGATTGGAGATGCCTTCCGGGCCTGGCATCGGGACCAGAAAAAGCCCCTGCCAGAAGAGTGGATCTACCCCATGCCTGCGGCAGAGACGGTGGGCTTTCTCCTCGCGCCGGATCAGGCTGCAAGAGTGCAGACGGTTGTTCCGGGGACGTCCGCCGCTGAAGCTGGTCTACAGGCCGGAGACGATTTGGTGAAATTTGCCGGGCAGCCGATCCTGTCGATCGCCGATGTAAGCTGGGTGCTGCACGGGGCGGGTGACGCGGTGGAGTTGCCCATGGAGATTCGTCGCAACGGGCAGGAGCTGGCACTACAGTTCAAGCTTTTCCCTGGTTGGCGGGCCCAGGCCAACATCTCTGGTCGTGTGGGTGCGTGGCCCATGCGGGGCATGGTATTGGGAGGGATGGCGCTGGACACGCTGCCGGCGGAGGAGCGTTTGAAGTTGGGGCTCGCACCCGGAGGCATGGCTCTGCGGGTCAAGGGGCTGGGTGCCCACGGAAAACATGCCGCGGCGAAGAACGCCGGTTTCCAGAAGGGGGACATCATTCTGGAAGTGGACGGGAAGGCTTCTTTTACGACGGAGAGCCTTTTGCTGGGGTATTTGCTGCAGAACCGTTTTCCGGGGGACAGGGTTCAGGTAAAACTTTCCCGCAACGGCAGCCGCACGGAGATTGCCCTGCCGATGCAGTAG
- a CDS encoding 3-keto-disaccharide hydrolase gives MKLSSPSTLAALCALPLLTTSLQAADPVGPAFYGDAPDANHPWAIHDRNRPQPPRVEPGTFGSQDQPGKPPSDARILFGGTEAEISKWQADKSPAEPTKWVVKDGALQCVPGSGYIRSVEEFSDCQLHIEWSAPKEVKGDSQGRGNSGVFLMGAVEVQVLDNYNNPTYADGFAGSVYGVNPPMANPLFAPGEWQTYDIIFRRPIFKDGKELDPGSLTVFINGVLVQDHTPLEGGGGHKGRSKPRPFPEKGPLKLQDHGNPVRYRNIWYRPLPARSIEGGTDGRQTEAATTAKRKEIAKGIRENAAKAEGQAKTLLLMESLAYENESATAALVKAGADEYVASLKALTADKLEGKKGEVLGFQAALQYLAKANALPADFAAKGEVDALVKSKEWDKKK, from the coding sequence ATGAAGCTCTCCTCACCTTCCACACTGGCTGCCCTCTGCGCTCTGCCTCTCCTGACGACGAGCCTGCAAGCCGCAGATCCCGTTGGCCCAGCCTTTTATGGCGATGCGCCAGATGCGAATCATCCTTGGGCCATCCATGATCGGAACCGGCCCCAGCCTCCTCGTGTGGAGCCGGGTACCTTCGGCTCCCAGGATCAACCCGGGAAACCACCGTCAGACGCCCGTATTCTCTTTGGCGGTACGGAGGCGGAGATTTCCAAGTGGCAGGCTGACAAAAGCCCTGCTGAACCGACCAAATGGGTCGTGAAGGACGGAGCGCTCCAGTGTGTGCCGGGATCCGGATACATCCGCTCCGTGGAGGAGTTCAGTGACTGCCAGCTCCACATCGAGTGGTCGGCACCAAAAGAAGTAAAAGGGGATAGCCAGGGCCGCGGTAACAGTGGTGTTTTCCTGATGGGCGCTGTGGAAGTTCAAGTGCTGGACAACTACAACAACCCTACCTATGCGGATGGGTTCGCCGGCTCTGTCTATGGCGTCAATCCGCCCATGGCCAATCCCCTTTTCGCGCCGGGCGAATGGCAGACCTATGACATCATCTTCCGCCGCCCCATCTTCAAAGACGGCAAGGAACTCGACCCGGGGTCACTGACCGTCTTCATTAATGGCGTGCTGGTGCAGGATCATACTCCGCTTGAGGGCGGGGGTGGGCACAAAGGGCGGTCCAAGCCCCGTCCTTTCCCGGAGAAAGGGCCACTCAAGCTCCAGGATCACGGCAACCCAGTGCGCTATCGCAACATTTGGTATCGGCCGCTGCCTGCCCGTTCGATTGAGGGAGGCACGGATGGCAGGCAGACTGAGGCTGCAACCACGGCCAAGCGCAAGGAGATCGCCAAAGGCATTCGGGAGAATGCGGCCAAGGCAGAAGGTCAGGCCAAGACCCTCTTGCTCATGGAGTCCCTTGCCTATGAGAATGAGTCAGCCACTGCCGCTTTGGTTAAGGCCGGGGCAGATGAGTACGTGGCCTCTCTGAAAGCTCTCACGGCGGACAAGCTTGAGGGCAAGAAAGGGGAGGTGCTAGGCTTCCAGGCCGCTCTACAGTATCTTGCCAAAGCAAACGCCCTCCCGGCTGACTTTGCCGCCAAGGGTGAGGTGGACGCTCTGGTGAAATCCAAGGAGTGGGACAAGAAGAAATAA
- a CDS encoding polysaccharide biosynthesis/export family protein, with translation MMKKALVAIVAVLFASEYLPAQDPSFRPAEQSSSSRRRTTPAQTNSTEAAPAPTRDDSSVAASRIMSMQSLDDVRPLMIGDRISLKIVEDPEKVLSLDVQDSGDIQAPYIGLVKAAGRTCKQVAVSMKSKLEEQYFQRATVIIALEKAVRSKFGPNMVPDDMGYVTIYGQVGRQGKYELAPEEELTVSQAILRAGGFTQFAKTKKVKVIRKRPGQNSITYEINLHDVMTKGRLEKDILIRPNDVIIVDEKLINF, from the coding sequence ATGATGAAAAAAGCACTCGTGGCCATTGTTGCCGTCTTGTTCGCCTCCGAGTACCTTCCTGCTCAAGATCCGTCCTTCCGGCCTGCGGAGCAGTCCAGCAGCAGCCGTCGCAGAACTACCCCTGCTCAGACGAATTCCACGGAAGCCGCTCCAGCTCCGACCCGGGATGACTCCTCTGTGGCTGCGTCTCGCATCATGTCCATGCAATCGCTGGATGATGTGCGGCCCCTGATGATTGGAGACCGCATCAGCCTCAAGATCGTGGAAGATCCTGAGAAAGTGCTGAGCTTGGACGTGCAGGACTCGGGTGACATCCAGGCCCCCTATATTGGATTGGTGAAGGCGGCGGGTCGTACCTGCAAACAGGTGGCGGTTTCCATGAAGTCCAAGCTTGAGGAGCAGTACTTCCAGAGAGCCACGGTCATTATCGCCTTGGAGAAGGCTGTGCGCAGCAAGTTCGGCCCGAACATGGTGCCGGATGACATGGGCTACGTCACCATCTACGGACAGGTGGGGCGGCAGGGGAAATATGAGCTGGCCCCTGAAGAAGAGCTGACCGTCAGTCAGGCCATTCTCCGCGCAGGAGGCTTCACTCAGTTTGCCAAGACCAAGAAGGTGAAGGTGATCCGCAAGCGCCCAGGCCAGAACAGCATCACCTACGAGATCAATCTACACGATGTGATGACCAAGGGACGCTTGGAAAAAGACATTCTGATCCGTCCCAACGATGTCATCATCGTTGACGAAAAACTCATCAATTTCTAA
- a CDS encoding helix-turn-helix transcriptional regulator has protein sequence MNRIDRLTGMILLLQSHRVITAERVADHFEISVRTVYRDLAALGEAGVPIVAEAGVGYSLMRGYHMPPVMFTEDEAAALFVSGEVTEQVADDSLRMALRSALLKVRSVLPRERHDFLNRLQPAVGVWLSLHDGEDETGRPDCLMPLQQAVVRKRCAVLHYNAGARGEVTTRQVEPLGLMYYARHWHLIAYCRMRQDFRDFRLDRISRWEVTTDSFEGHEGFSVKEFLAEAITRHELTPVRARFSARAMERVKREMRCASMVPSRVREGWTEVEILVPCLDWLSGWLIGFGTEAEALDPPDLRGRLHRVASDLVTLYAP, from the coding sequence ATGAACCGCATTGACCGACTTACCGGAATGATCCTGCTTTTGCAGAGTCATCGCGTGATCACCGCTGAGCGGGTGGCTGACCACTTTGAGATCAGCGTGCGGACTGTCTATCGCGACCTTGCGGCTCTGGGGGAGGCGGGAGTGCCGATAGTCGCGGAGGCCGGGGTTGGGTACAGCCTCATGCGGGGTTACCACATGCCTCCTGTCATGTTCACCGAAGATGAAGCTGCTGCGCTCTTCGTGAGTGGTGAGGTGACGGAGCAGGTGGCGGACGACTCCCTCCGAATGGCCCTGCGTTCGGCCCTGTTGAAGGTAAGGTCAGTCCTGCCCAGGGAACGGCACGATTTCCTGAATCGCTTGCAACCTGCTGTGGGCGTCTGGCTAAGTCTGCATGATGGGGAGGATGAGACGGGGCGTCCCGACTGCCTCATGCCTCTACAGCAGGCGGTGGTGCGAAAGCGATGCGCTGTGTTGCACTACAATGCCGGTGCTCGTGGAGAGGTAACCACCCGTCAGGTTGAGCCACTGGGGCTCATGTACTATGCCCGGCATTGGCACCTCATCGCCTACTGCCGCATGCGCCAGGACTTCCGAGATTTCCGGCTCGACCGGATTTCCCGGTGGGAGGTCACGACGGATTCTTTTGAAGGTCACGAAGGTTTTTCTGTGAAGGAGTTCCTTGCAGAGGCCATCACTCGACACGAGCTCACGCCAGTCCGTGCCCGCTTTTCTGCTCGGGCGATGGAGCGGGTCAAGCGGGAGATGCGCTGCGCAAGCATGGTGCCCAGCCGGGTGCGGGAAGGCTGGACAGAGGTGGAGATCCTGGTGCCGTGTCTTGACTGGCTTTCAGGCTGGCTGATAGGCTTCGGGACTGAAGCGGAGGCCCTTGACCCACCAGATCTTCGTGGGCGACTGCATCGCGTGGCCTCTGATCTGGTGACCCTCTATGCGCCATAG